Proteins from one Apis cerana isolate GH-2021 linkage group LG11, AcerK_1.0, whole genome shotgun sequence genomic window:
- the LOC108003153 gene encoding exonuclease mut-7 homolog isoform X3, which translates to MSHKYQNVNDLSTVEFSENNDEDLTFFSYIDEATKEWLKSLEQIWQIWKKGDVVNKTLIEYFDSAPNPYLSTIRILVNTSDFKHIKKNSSLAFTVIEEYAEWIKSRKEIYEQFLVLDLKLATFQLIIKQNNMEFIKMVASTYKFVEHKEEFLHIIQEMIRKKKYKEAAQYAVILKLQESFSDPESLILPLILQNKLTVVEEFLTDCPRLQEALVLYLDNLIGPDNSMHNLLNELIIKNKIPDVKMSITNTKPMGKLIARFVKLYNLPSELCTNLNKKRCEGVLQYLIHKRYKEYSLSTDSWREMVQDAVKNDETLQLTMIRMLLNTKDSSEALYWAKKFNVPREKWPWILLYEEEQNESENVNEGASTSKINDWEDDNDLMNYYELKLSRDSIKIINNPYSFEEFLDKGLDGVSIVGIDSEWKPCFGTKQTELALIQIATKDNVYIIDVTTMGNKFTELWAKLALVLFENKNILKLGFGIAQDMTVIRSSLPALSKIKIYGQGYLDIVNLWKKLVEDYKFVFPHESDDQFTKKNLSKLVELCLGQKLNKSDQFSNWEQRPLRESQIIYAALDAYCLLEIYATLEIQCEHLEIPFDDACLELQHIPFKSSSQKNIRRLAQKSHVSKNKGYDKQENFQRDLPTQKLRNFRKLNCQNHISNKSIQSTLSMRIMNLNESHNINKSTCYYAKQKEFHVNNKSLDIENFVYKKIHTWRVVCDSMLGGLTNKLRMCGCDCVHFAFDQGGERSVKLAMREKRVFLTRNKGYLKFFILFT; encoded by the exons ATGTCAcacaaatatcaaaatgttaatgatttatcaacagtagaattttctgaaaataatgacgaagatttaacatttttttcgtaCATAGACGAAGCAACAAAAGAATGGCTTAAATCATTAGAACAAATATGgcaaatat ggAAAAAGGGTGATGTtgtaaataaaacattgatagaatattttgatagTGCACCTAATCCATATTTAAGTACAATACGAATATTAGTAAATACTTcagattttaaacatataaaaaaaaattcatcattagCATTTACag TTATAGAAGAATATGCAGAATGGataaaatcaagaaaagaaatatatgaacaGTTCCTAGttctagatttaaaattagcaacatttcaattaattattaagcaaaataatatggaatttattaaaatggttGCAAGTACATATAAGTTTGTAGAAcataaagaagaatttcttcATATAATACAG gaaatgatacgaaaaaagaaatacaaagagGCAGCACAATATGcggttatattaaaattacaagaatCTTTTTCAGATCcagaatctttaatattaccacttattttacaaaacaaaTTAACAGTtgtagaagaatttttaactgATTGTCCTCGTTTACAGGAAGCTTTAGTTTTGTATTTGGATAATTTAATTGGACCTGATAATAGTATGCATAACTTgctaaatgaattaattat aaaaaataaaataccagaTGTAAAAATGTCAATCACAAATACAAAACCTATGGGTAAATTAATAGCACGTTTTGTCAAATTGTATAATCTTCCATCGGAACTTtgtactaatttaaataaaaaaagatgtgAAGGTGTTTTACAATATCTCATACATAAAcgttataaagaatatagtttaa gTACTGATAGTTGGAGAGAAATGGTACAAGATGCagtaaaaaatgatgaaacatTACAATTAACTATGATAAGAATGTTACTTAATACCAAAGATTCAAGTGAAGCTTTATATTGGGCTAAAAAGTTTAATGTACCTAGAGAAAAATGGCCATGGATACTTTTATATGAAGAAGAACAAAATGAATctgaaa ATGTAAATGAAGGAGCTTCAACTAGCAAAATAAATGATTGGGAAGATGACAATGatcttatgaattattatgaattaaagcTATCAAgagattctattaaaataataaataatccttaTAGTTTTGAAGAATTTCTTGACAAAGGATTAGATGGTGTCTCTATTGTTGGTATTGATTCAGAATGGAAACCTTGTTTtg gTACAAAACAAACAGAATTAGCTTTAATACAAATAGCTACCAAAGATAATGTGTACATTATAGATGTAACTACAATGGGAAATAAGTTTACAGAATTATGGGCAAAATTAGCCttagttttatttgaaaacaaaaatattttaaaacttg GTTTTGGAATAGCCCAAGATATGACTGTTATACGTAGTAGTTTGCCTgcattatcgaaaataaaaatatatggacaaggatatttagatattgtaaatttatggaaaaaattggtagaagattataaatttgttttcccACATGAAAGTGATGAtcaatttactaaaaaaaatttgagtaAGCTTGTAGAACTTTGTCTTGGacaaaaactaaataaatctgatcaattttctaattggGAGCAAAGGCCATTAAGAGAAAGTCAAATAATATATGCTG caTTAGATGCATACTGTTTGTTAGAAATATATGCGACATTAGAAATTCAATGTGAACATTTGGAAATACCATTTGATGATGCTTGTTTAGAATTGCAACATATTCCATTTAAATCATcatcacaaaaaaatataagaagattAGCACAaaag tctCATGTAAGTAAGAACAAAGGATAtgataaacaagaaaattttcaaagagattTACCaacacaaaaattaagaaattttaggaAATTAAATTGTCAAAATCATATTTCTAACAAATCAATACAATCAACATTATCAATGAGGATCATGAATCTAAATGAatcacataatataaataaatcaacatGTTATTAtgcaaaacaaaaagaatttcatgtAAACAATAAGTCTCTAGATATTGAGAACtttgtatacaaaaaaatacacaCATGGCGTGTAGTTTGTGATTCGATGTTAGGTggattaacaaataaattgcgAATGTGTGGATGCGATTGTGTTCATTTTGCATTTGATCAGGGTGGAGAACGATCTGTTAAACTAGCAATGCGTGAAAAAAGAGTGTTTTTAACTCGTAATAAaggatatttaaaa ttttttattttatttacatag
- the LOC108003153 gene encoding exonuclease mut-7 homolog isoform X2, with protein sequence MSHKYQNVNDLSTVEFSENNDEDLTFFSYIDEATKEWLKSLEQIWQIWKKGDVVNKTLIEYFDSAPNPYLSTIRILVNTSDFKHIKKNSSLAFTVIEEYAEWIKSRKEIYEQFLVLDLKLATFQLIIKQNNMEFIKMVASTYKFVEHKEEFLHIIQEMIRKKKYKEAAQYAVILKLQESFSDPESLILPLILQNKLTVVEEFLTDCPRLQEALVLYLDNLIGPDNSMHNLLNELIIKNKIPDVKMSITNTKPMGKLIARFVKLYNLPSELCTNLNKKRCEGVLQYLIHKRYKEYSLSTDSWREMVQDAVKNDETLQLTMIRMLLNTKDSSEALYWAKKFNVPREKWPWILLYEEEQNESENVNEGASTSKINDWEDDNDLMNYYELKLSRDSIKIINNPYSFEEFLDKGLDGVSIVGIDSEWKPCFGTKQTELALIQIATKDNVYIIDVTTMGNKFTELWAKLALVLFENKNILKLGFGIAQDMTVIRSSLPALSKIKIYGQGYLDIVNLWKKLVEDYKFVFPHESDDQFTKKNLSKLVELCLGQKLNKSDQFSNWEQRPLRESQIIYAALDAYCLLEIYATLEIQCEHLEIPFDDACLELQHIPFKSSSQKNIRRLAQKSHVSKNKGYDKQENFQRDLPTQKLRNFRKLNCQNHISNKSIQSTLSMRIMNLNESHNINKSTCYYAKQKEFHVNNKSLDIENFVYKKIHTWRVVCDSMLGGLTNKLRMCGCDCVHFAFDQGGERSVKLAMREKRVFLTRNKGYLKFLQYIPSEDCYFVLSDTPDEQLRELC encoded by the exons ATGTCAcacaaatatcaaaatgttaatgatttatcaacagtagaattttctgaaaataatgacgaagatttaacatttttttcgtaCATAGACGAAGCAACAAAAGAATGGCTTAAATCATTAGAACAAATATGgcaaatat ggAAAAAGGGTGATGTtgtaaataaaacattgatagaatattttgatagTGCACCTAATCCATATTTAAGTACAATACGAATATTAGTAAATACTTcagattttaaacatataaaaaaaaattcatcattagCATTTACag TTATAGAAGAATATGCAGAATGGataaaatcaagaaaagaaatatatgaacaGTTCCTAGttctagatttaaaattagcaacatttcaattaattattaagcaaaataatatggaatttattaaaatggttGCAAGTACATATAAGTTTGTAGAAcataaagaagaatttcttcATATAATACAG gaaatgatacgaaaaaagaaatacaaagagGCAGCACAATATGcggttatattaaaattacaagaatCTTTTTCAGATCcagaatctttaatattaccacttattttacaaaacaaaTTAACAGTtgtagaagaatttttaactgATTGTCCTCGTTTACAGGAAGCTTTAGTTTTGTATTTGGATAATTTAATTGGACCTGATAATAGTATGCATAACTTgctaaatgaattaattat aaaaaataaaataccagaTGTAAAAATGTCAATCACAAATACAAAACCTATGGGTAAATTAATAGCACGTTTTGTCAAATTGTATAATCTTCCATCGGAACTTtgtactaatttaaataaaaaaagatgtgAAGGTGTTTTACAATATCTCATACATAAAcgttataaagaatatagtttaa gTACTGATAGTTGGAGAGAAATGGTACAAGATGCagtaaaaaatgatgaaacatTACAATTAACTATGATAAGAATGTTACTTAATACCAAAGATTCAAGTGAAGCTTTATATTGGGCTAAAAAGTTTAATGTACCTAGAGAAAAATGGCCATGGATACTTTTATATGAAGAAGAACAAAATGAATctgaaa ATGTAAATGAAGGAGCTTCAACTAGCAAAATAAATGATTGGGAAGATGACAATGatcttatgaattattatgaattaaagcTATCAAgagattctattaaaataataaataatccttaTAGTTTTGAAGAATTTCTTGACAAAGGATTAGATGGTGTCTCTATTGTTGGTATTGATTCAGAATGGAAACCTTGTTTtg gTACAAAACAAACAGAATTAGCTTTAATACAAATAGCTACCAAAGATAATGTGTACATTATAGATGTAACTACAATGGGAAATAAGTTTACAGAATTATGGGCAAAATTAGCCttagttttatttgaaaacaaaaatattttaaaacttg GTTTTGGAATAGCCCAAGATATGACTGTTATACGTAGTAGTTTGCCTgcattatcgaaaataaaaatatatggacaaggatatttagatattgtaaatttatggaaaaaattggtagaagattataaatttgttttcccACATGAAAGTGATGAtcaatttactaaaaaaaatttgagtaAGCTTGTAGAACTTTGTCTTGGacaaaaactaaataaatctgatcaattttctaattggGAGCAAAGGCCATTAAGAGAAAGTCAAATAATATATGCTG caTTAGATGCATACTGTTTGTTAGAAATATATGCGACATTAGAAATTCAATGTGAACATTTGGAAATACCATTTGATGATGCTTGTTTAGAATTGCAACATATTCCATTTAAATCATcatcacaaaaaaatataagaagattAGCACAaaag tctCATGTAAGTAAGAACAAAGGATAtgataaacaagaaaattttcaaagagattTACCaacacaaaaattaagaaattttaggaAATTAAATTGTCAAAATCATATTTCTAACAAATCAATACAATCAACATTATCAATGAGGATCATGAATCTAAATGAatcacataatataaataaatcaacatGTTATTAtgcaaaacaaaaagaatttcatgtAAACAATAAGTCTCTAGATATTGAGAACtttgtatacaaaaaaatacacaCATGGCGTGTAGTTTGTGATTCGATGTTAGGTggattaacaaataaattgcgAATGTGTGGATGCGATTGTGTTCATTTTGCATTTGATCAGGGTGGAGAACGATCTGTTAAACTAGCAATGCGTGAAAAAAGAGTGTTTTTAACTCGTAATAAaggatatttaaaa tTTTTACAATACATACCATCTGAAGATTGCTATTTTGTATTGTCTGACACTCCTGATGAACAATTAAGAGAG ttaTGCTGA
- the LOC108003153 gene encoding exonuclease mut-7 homolog isoform X1, which produces MSHKYQNVNDLSTVEFSENNDEDLTFFSYIDEATKEWLKSLEQIWQIWKKGDVVNKTLIEYFDSAPNPYLSTIRILVNTSDFKHIKKNSSLAFTVIEEYAEWIKSRKEIYEQFLVLDLKLATFQLIIKQNNMEFIKMVASTYKFVEHKEEFLHIIQEMIRKKKYKEAAQYAVILKLQESFSDPESLILPLILQNKLTVVEEFLTDCPRLQEALVLYLDNLIGPDNSMHNLLNELIIKNKIPDVKMSITNTKPMGKLIARFVKLYNLPSELCTNLNKKRCEGVLQYLIHKRYKEYSLSTDSWREMVQDAVKNDETLQLTMIRMLLNTKDSSEALYWAKKFNVPREKWPWILLYEEEQNESENVNEGASTSKINDWEDDNDLMNYYELKLSRDSIKIINNPYSFEEFLDKGLDGVSIVGIDSEWKPCFGTKQTELALIQIATKDNVYIIDVTTMGNKFTELWAKLALVLFENKNILKLGFGIAQDMTVIRSSLPALSKIKIYGQGYLDIVNLWKKLVEDYKFVFPHESDDQFTKKNLSKLVELCLGQKLNKSDQFSNWEQRPLRESQIIYAALDAYCLLEIYATLEIQCEHLEIPFDDACLELQHIPFKSSSQKNIRRLAQKSHVSKNKGYDKQENFQRDLPTQKLRNFRKLNCQNHISNKSIQSTLSMRIMNLNESHNINKSTCYYAKQKEFHVNNKSLDIENFVYKKIHTWRVVCDSMLGGLTNKLRMCGCDCVHFAFDQGGERSVKLAMREKRVFLTRNKGYLKFLQYIPSEDCYFVLSDTPDEQLREVLNHFKIAVTHNDIFSRCQACNSNEFSKVRKSLMYELSKSYAELTGKNNYNISSNPSYHDDSYLRTDAQSNDLEHNTNLKHSNDDRPWILNIICSVNVSTCSTKYQARIQIDQVPMKVLQNVRFFYICDRCGKIYWNGTHLERTLKNSIKDILMPTTLILRK; this is translated from the exons ATGTCAcacaaatatcaaaatgttaatgatttatcaacagtagaattttctgaaaataatgacgaagatttaacatttttttcgtaCATAGACGAAGCAACAAAAGAATGGCTTAAATCATTAGAACAAATATGgcaaatat ggAAAAAGGGTGATGTtgtaaataaaacattgatagaatattttgatagTGCACCTAATCCATATTTAAGTACAATACGAATATTAGTAAATACTTcagattttaaacatataaaaaaaaattcatcattagCATTTACag TTATAGAAGAATATGCAGAATGGataaaatcaagaaaagaaatatatgaacaGTTCCTAGttctagatttaaaattagcaacatttcaattaattattaagcaaaataatatggaatttattaaaatggttGCAAGTACATATAAGTTTGTAGAAcataaagaagaatttcttcATATAATACAG gaaatgatacgaaaaaagaaatacaaagagGCAGCACAATATGcggttatattaaaattacaagaatCTTTTTCAGATCcagaatctttaatattaccacttattttacaaaacaaaTTAACAGTtgtagaagaatttttaactgATTGTCCTCGTTTACAGGAAGCTTTAGTTTTGTATTTGGATAATTTAATTGGACCTGATAATAGTATGCATAACTTgctaaatgaattaattat aaaaaataaaataccagaTGTAAAAATGTCAATCACAAATACAAAACCTATGGGTAAATTAATAGCACGTTTTGTCAAATTGTATAATCTTCCATCGGAACTTtgtactaatttaaataaaaaaagatgtgAAGGTGTTTTACAATATCTCATACATAAAcgttataaagaatatagtttaa gTACTGATAGTTGGAGAGAAATGGTACAAGATGCagtaaaaaatgatgaaacatTACAATTAACTATGATAAGAATGTTACTTAATACCAAAGATTCAAGTGAAGCTTTATATTGGGCTAAAAAGTTTAATGTACCTAGAGAAAAATGGCCATGGATACTTTTATATGAAGAAGAACAAAATGAATctgaaa ATGTAAATGAAGGAGCTTCAACTAGCAAAATAAATGATTGGGAAGATGACAATGatcttatgaattattatgaattaaagcTATCAAgagattctattaaaataataaataatccttaTAGTTTTGAAGAATTTCTTGACAAAGGATTAGATGGTGTCTCTATTGTTGGTATTGATTCAGAATGGAAACCTTGTTTtg gTACAAAACAAACAGAATTAGCTTTAATACAAATAGCTACCAAAGATAATGTGTACATTATAGATGTAACTACAATGGGAAATAAGTTTACAGAATTATGGGCAAAATTAGCCttagttttatttgaaaacaaaaatattttaaaacttg GTTTTGGAATAGCCCAAGATATGACTGTTATACGTAGTAGTTTGCCTgcattatcgaaaataaaaatatatggacaaggatatttagatattgtaaatttatggaaaaaattggtagaagattataaatttgttttcccACATGAAAGTGATGAtcaatttactaaaaaaaatttgagtaAGCTTGTAGAACTTTGTCTTGGacaaaaactaaataaatctgatcaattttctaattggGAGCAAAGGCCATTAAGAGAAAGTCAAATAATATATGCTG caTTAGATGCATACTGTTTGTTAGAAATATATGCGACATTAGAAATTCAATGTGAACATTTGGAAATACCATTTGATGATGCTTGTTTAGAATTGCAACATATTCCATTTAAATCATcatcacaaaaaaatataagaagattAGCACAaaag tctCATGTAAGTAAGAACAAAGGATAtgataaacaagaaaattttcaaagagattTACCaacacaaaaattaagaaattttaggaAATTAAATTGTCAAAATCATATTTCTAACAAATCAATACAATCAACATTATCAATGAGGATCATGAATCTAAATGAatcacataatataaataaatcaacatGTTATTAtgcaaaacaaaaagaatttcatgtAAACAATAAGTCTCTAGATATTGAGAACtttgtatacaaaaaaatacacaCATGGCGTGTAGTTTGTGATTCGATGTTAGGTggattaacaaataaattgcgAATGTGTGGATGCGATTGTGTTCATTTTGCATTTGATCAGGGTGGAGAACGATCTGTTAAACTAGCAATGCGTGAAAAAAGAGTGTTTTTAACTCGTAATAAaggatatttaaaa tTTTTACAATACATACCATCTGAAGATTGCTATTTTGTATTGTCTGACACTCCTGATGAACAATTAAGAGAGGTATTAAATCACTTCAAAATTGCGGTTAcgcataatgatatatttagtCGATGTCAAGCTTGTAACagtaatgaattttcaaaagttcGAAAGTCATTAATGTATGAACTTTCGAAAAG ttaTGCTGAACTAActggtaaaaataattacaacatTTCTTCAAATCCATCGTATCACGATGATTCGTATTTAAGAACAGATGCACAGAGTAATGATTTGGAACACAATACTAATTTGAAACACAGTAATGACGATCGTCCGTGGATACTTAACATAATATGTTCTGTGAATGTCAGTACATGTTCAACGAAATATCAGGCAAGAATACAAATTGATCAAGTACCAATGAAAGTATTACAGAATgtacgatttttttatatttgtgatCGATGTGGAAAGATTTATTGGAATGGAACACATTTAGAACGTACTCTTAAGAATTCTATTAAGGACATCCTTATGCCTACTACATTGATTTTAAGgaaatga